The DNA region CTATGTTGACGTCACCCGCTCCAGTGGCGAGCTGCTGCAGCTCAAGCAACAGCTGGCCAGCGGCTCGATCAAGAGCGCCGGTGCCGACGCGGCTCGCGTACGCCTGACGCTGGAAGACGGCAGCACGTATCCGCTGGAAGGCAAGCTGCAGTTCACCGATGTCACTGTCGATCCGAGTACCGGTTCCGTCACGCTGCGTGCCCAGTTCCCCAATCCGAAGCATGCCCTGCTGCCGGGGATGTTCGTCCGTGCCCGCCTGGTAGAGGGGGTCAACGAAAAAGCCATTCTCGTTGCTCAGGACCTGATTAGCCATAACGAGAAAGGTCAGGCCGTTGCCATGGTCGTCGGCGCCGGGGACAAGGTGGAAGCCCGCGTGGTGGAAACGCCGCGCGCCGTCGGCAATCGTTGGCTGGTCAGCCAGGGCCTGAAGCCGGGTGATCGACTGATTGTCGATGGCCTGCAGTACATCCGTCCGGGCATGCCCGTGAAGCCGTCGCCGGCACAGGGCGCCGGAACGGGAGAATAAGCCATGGCAAGGTTCTTTATTGATCGCCCGATTTTTGCCTGGGTGATCGCCATTATCATCATGCTGGCCGGCATGCTGGCGATTACCGGGCTGCCGGTGTCGCAGTATCCGAACATCGCGCCGCCTCAGGTCTCGATTCAGGCTTCCTACCCGGGTGCCTCGGCCAGTACCATCGAAAACACGGTCACTCAGGTGATCGAGCAGAACATGAAGGGGCTGGATGGTCTGCTGTACATGTCTTCCACCAGTGACTCCTCCGGTGGCGTCAGCATCAACCTGACCTTCAGCGCCGGCACCAACCCGGATATCGCCCAGGTGCAGGTGCAGAACAAGTTGTCGCTGGCCACGCCGCGCCTGCCTCAGGTCGTGCAGCAGCAGGGCATCACCGTCAACAAGGCCAACGCCAGCTTCCTGATGGTGCTGGGCTTTGTGTCGGAAGATGGTTCGATGAACGCCACCGACCTGTCCGACTACGTCTCGACCAATCTGCTGGATCCGATCAGTCGTGTGCCGGGGGTGGGGAGTGTGCAGTTGTTTGGTGCGCCCTATGCCATGCGCGTCTGGCTGGACCCCAACAAGCTCTATACCTACAAGCTGAATCCGGCGGATGTCACGGCGGCCATTCAGGCGCAGAACGCCGAGGTCTCTGCCGGCCAACTGGGCGGCACGCCTTCTGTCAAGGGGCAGAAGCTCAATGTGACCGTGACCTCGCAGACCCTGCTGCATACGCCGCAGCAGTTCGGCAACATTCTGCTGCGTACCAGCTCGGATGGCGCCGCGGTCCGGCTGCGTGACGTGGCGCGCATTGAACTCGGCGCGGAAAGCTACGACTACGCCACGCGCTTCAACGGCAAGCCGGCGACCGGTATCGCCATTACCCTGGCGACGGGGGCCAATGCCCTGGCAACGGCCAAGGGCGTGGAAGCCCGTGTGGCCGAACTGGCCAAGTTTTATCCGAATGGTATGAAGACGGTTTATCCGTTCGATACCACGCCGTTCGTCAAGATCTCCATCCGCGAGGTGATCAAGACCCTGGCCGAGGCCATCGTGCTGGTGTTCCTGGTGATGTATCTGTTCCTGCAGAACTTCCGCGCGACCCTGATTCCGACCATTGCCGTGCCGGTGGTGCTGCTGGGGACCTTCGGCGTGCTGGCGGTGGCGGGCTTCTCGATCAACACCCTGACCATGTTCGGTATGGTGCTGGCCATCGGTCTGCTGGTCGATGACGCCATCGTGGTGGTGGAGAACGTCGAGCGGGTGATGAGCGAGGAAGGCCTGTCTCCGAAAGAGGCCACCAAGAAGTCCATGGGGCAAATTACCAGCGCCCTGGTCGGCATCGGTCTGGTGCTGTCCGCCGTGTTCGTGCCGATGGCCTTCTTCGGCGGTTCGACGGGCGTGATTTACCGGCAGTTCTCCATCACCATCGTCTCGGCCATGGCGCTGTCGGTGCTGGTGGCCCTGATCCTGACGCCGGCCTTGTGCGCGACGCTGCTCAAGCCGGTGGAAAAGGATCACGAGAAGCATCACACCGGCTTCTTTGGCTGGTTCAATCGCATGTTCGACCGCAATACCGCCCGCTATCAGAGTCTGGTGGGGCGCGTGCTGGCGCGCTCCACGCGCTACTCGCTGATCTATCTGGCCATTGTCGGCGTGATGGCCTTGCTGTTTGTCCGTTTGCCGACCTCCTTCCTGCCGGAAGAGGATCAGGGTGTGTTGTTCTCCATGGTCACGCTGCCACCGGGGTCGACGCAGGAAAGCACCATCAATGTCCTGAAGAAGGTGGAAAAGCATTTCCTGGTGGATGAGAAAGATAACGTCAACTCGATCTTCACCGTCGCCGGTTTCAGTTTTGGCGGTAATGGCCAAAACACAGGTATTGCCTTCATCAGTCTCAAGGACTGGGATCAGCGCAAGGCGGCCAGCCAGAAAGTGGACGCGATTGCCGGTCGTGCCATGGGCGCCTTCTCGCAGATCCGCGAAGCCATGGTGTTTGCCTTTGCTCCGCCGGCGGTGATGGATCTGGGCAATGCCACCGGCTTTGACTTCCAGCTGCAGGATCAGGGCGGGCTGGGGCATGCCAAGCTGATGGCGGCGCGCAATCAGTTGCTGATGATGGCCGCCAAGGAGCCGGGCCTGGTCGCCGTACGTCCCAACGGTATGGACGACACGCCGCAGTACAAGCTGGATGTCGACAAGACGCTGGCCGGTGCCCAGGGCCTGTCGATGGATAGCGTCAACAGCGTGCTGGCAACCGCCTGGGGTAGTGCCTATGTCAATGACTTCCTCGACAAGGGCCGGACCAAGAAAGTGTATGTGCAGGCTGATGCGCCTTTCCGCATGCAGCCGGATGATCTGAAACGCTGGTATGTCAAGAACAGCAGTGGCGACATGGTGCCGTTCTCTGCCTTCTCGCGTGCTTACTGGACCTACGCCTCGCCACGTCTGGAGCGCTACAACGGGGTGCCTTCGGTCGAGATCATGGGGCAGCCTGCACCGGGGCTGAGCTCTGGTGTGGCGATGCAGACCATGGAGAAACTGGCGGCCAAGCTGCCAGCCGGTATCGGCTACTCCTGGACCGGTCTGTCGTATCAGGAGCGTCTGGCCGGATCGCAGGCCATGTCACTGTATGCCCTGTCGATGCTGGTGGTGTTCCTGTGTCTGGCCGCCCTCTACGAGAGCTGGTCGGTACCGTTCTCGGTGATGCTGGTGGTGCCGCTCGGGGTCGTCGGCGCGCTGCTGGCGACCTGGCTGCGCGGATTGTCCAATGACGTTTACTTCCAGGTGGGGCTGCTGACCACCATCGGTCTGGCCACCAAGAACGCGATTCTGATTGTCGAATTCGCCAAGTCCTTGCAGGAGCAGGGCCGTGATCTGATCGAGGCGACGCTGGAGGCGGCTCGCCTGCGTCTGCGGCCGATTCTGATGACCTCGCTGGCCTTCGGTCTGGGGGTGCTGCCGCTGGCCATCTCCAATGGCGCCGGTTCCGGCAGTCAGCACGCCATCGGTACCGGGGTGCTGGGCGGCATGCTGGCCTCGACGATCCTGGGGATTTTCCTGATCCCACTGTTCTTTGTGCAGATTCGCCGTTATTTCAGCCGCCACAGCCAGGCGACGGTCACCACCGTCAAGGAGGAAAACCCATGAAGTTGCGATCCCTGAGTGTGGCGCTGAGCCTGGCGCTGCTGACCGGGTGCAGCTCGCTGCTGGCGCCCGATTACCAGCGCCCTGAAGCACCGGTACCGGCCAGTCTGCCGGATTATGGCCAGACCACGACTGCCCAGCGCGTCGACCTCGACTGGCAGACGTTCATCCAGGATGAGCGCTTGCGCAAGGTGGTGGCCCAGGCGCTGGCCAATAACCGCGACCTGCGCATTGCCGCGCTGAATATCGACAAGGCGCGTGCCCAGTACGGCATCACCCGCGCCAACCTGCTGCCCGCCGTCAGTGCCACGGCCGCCGGCTCGCACAGCCAGACTGCCCAGGATCTGACCGGTAGCGGCAGTCCGCGCATTACGCACAGCTACAATGCCGGCGTAGGCTTTAGTGCCTGGGAAATCGACCTGTTCGGCAAGTTGCAGAACCAGACCGATGCTGCCCGGGAAACCGTGCTGCAAAGCGTGGAAACCCGCAACGCCACTCAGCTGAGCCTGATTGCCGAGGTGGTCAATGGCTGGCTGAGCATGGCGGCAGACCAGGACCGGCTCAAGCTGGCCGAAGAGACGCTGCGCAGCCGCCGGCAATCGCTGGATCTGATCCAGCGACGTTTTGCGCTGGGGATTGGCTCGCAGCTGGATGTCAGTCAGGCGCAGGGGCTGATGGAGAGTGCCCGTGTCGATGCGGCCAGTTATCGCAGCCAGCTGGAGCAGGACCGCAATGCCCTGACCCTGCTGGTTGGCGCCCCGCTGGATGAGGCGACCCTGCCGCCCGCCGGACGCTTTGACGGTCCGCCCCTGCTGGCCGAGCTGCCTTCCGGTCTGTCTTCCGGCGTGCTGCTGTCGCGTCCCGATTTGCGGGCCGACGAGCATGCCCTGAAGGCGGCCAATGCCAATATTGGCGCGGCCCGGGCGGCATTCTTCCCCAGCATCACGCTGACGGCCAGTGCCGGTAGTGCCAGCAATGACATGAGCCGGCTGTTCGAAGGGGGCAATGGCACCTGGAGTTTCCTGCCGCAGCTCAACCTGCCGATCTTCAATGCCGGTGCGCTCAGCGCTTCGCTGGATGTCGCCAAGGTCTCGCGCGACATCAATGTGGCGCAGTACCAGAAAGACATCCAGACCGCCTTCCGCGAGGCGGCGGATGCGCTGGCGGTGAGAGCCAGCATGGCGGAGCAGCTGGCGGCGCAACAGCGCTATACCGACAGCGCGGTCCAGACTGCCCGTCTGACCGATGCCCGCTATCGGGCCGGGATCGACGGTTCGCTCAACCAGCTGGATGCCCAGCGCTCCCTGTATGCCGCACAGCAGCAACTGATCGGGGTCAAGCTGGCGCGCGAAAGCAATCGCATCACCTTGTACAAGGTCCTTGGTGGCGGGGCCAACCCCTCACCAAATTGAGGACGGAGCAATGAAAAAAGCCGGACTGGTCTTTCTCCAGTCCGGCTTTTTGCTGCCTGTCTTCAGCTGTTGGCCTTGAGTCCCTGCGGCTCAATCCGGCGGGCCGAGCTGCTCAGTCCCAGGCCGATCAGCATGCCCATGACCGCCAGCGCTTCGACATAGTGGGCCGGTGCCAGCGGATCGCTCTTGAGCATGACGGCCACTGCCATCGGTGTCAGACCGCCGAAAATCGCATACGCCAGGTTATAGGACAGCGACAGACCGCTGAACCGGACCGATGCCGGAAAGGCCTTGACCATGATGCAGGGGACGGTGGCGATGACGCCGACCGTCAAACCCAGGACCGCATAGCCCGGAAACAGCAACGCGGGATTAGCGGCAATCTGGCTGTAGAAGCCGTAGCAGGCGACCAGCAGCAGCGCGGAGCCGGCCAGCAGCGTCGGGCCATTGCCGAAGCGGTCGGTCAGGCTGCCGGCCAGCACGCAGCCGATCGACAGGCAGACGACGGCCAGGCTATTGGCCAGCAGGGCCTTCTCGGCGCCAATTTCCGGGATTTTGCCCAGCAGGGAAGGCGTCATCAGAATCACCACCACGATGCCGCCGGTCAGCAGCCAGGTGGCCAGCATCGACAGCAGCATGGCACCGCGATGCGAGGCCAGCACCCGCTTCATCGGCCATTCGGCCAACAGGGCGCGCTGTTCTGCCAGTTCCTTGAAGATCGGGGTTTCGTGCAGGTAGCCGCGCAGCCACACTGCACACAGACCGAAGACCCCGCCCAGCAGGAAGGGAATGCGCCAGGCGTGGTCGACCAGCTCGGCCGGCGTGAAGCGCGCATGCATGACCGTGGCGACCAGGGAGCCGAGCAGGATGCCCAGCGTCAGACCGGCCGTCAGCGTGCCGCAGGCAAAGCCGACCCGACGACCCGGCACATGTTCAGAGACAAACACCCAGGCGCCCGGGATTTCGCCGCCGATGGCCGCGCCTTGCAGAACGCGCAGCAACAGCAGCAGCAAGGGGGCCCAGATGCCGATGCTGGCATAGCTGGGCAACAGACCCATCAGGAAGGTCGGCAGGGCCATCAGCAGGATGCTCAGCGTGAACATGCGCTTGCGCCCCTGCAGGTCGCCGAAGTGGGCCATCACGATGCCGCCGAGCGGACGTGCCAGGTAACCGGCAGCAAAAATGCCGTATGTCTGCAGTTGTACCAGCCAGTCCGGGCTGTGCGGCGGGAAGAACACTTGCCCCATGATGGCGGCGAAAAACACATAGATGACGAAATCGTAGAACTCCAGCGTGCCGCCGAGGGCAGCCAGTGCCAGGGTGCGATAGTCGCTGCGATTAAGTGGTCGGGTATGGTCGAAAGGCATTGTTGTTTGTCCCATGATCATTATTGTTCGGCGTCCTGCGCCGTATCAGATCAGGATAACCGAATGCCATATGAGTAGGAAATGCCTTTTTTCTGAAAGAAAAAACGGGCAGCGCCATTTATTGCTGCCTTGATGTCCATATTCGCAAAGGAATGCCGCCACCAATGCCGCTGCATGGATCGGCATCACTGGCGTGCTGCAACGCAAATTGCTGGCCGGTCCAGGCCCATACCCTGAGGCTGCCACAGTCCCCGATCCCCCGGCCCTTGGCATACGAGCGCAGCAAACCAGTCTGCCACGCCGGGTCGGTCAGCTGCCCGGCTGAACCATCCACATCCGGCAGTCGCACGGGTTCCGGGCGATAAGGAGGGCGGTCATTGGCCAGCCAGGCCTGGAAGGTGGACTGGTAAGCCCCCGCGTCACAGGCGGCCAGCAGCAACACGCGCGAGGCGGAGAGTCGATGGATGGTGGCGGCCAGCAACGCCGGGTCGTTCAGCGGGACCGAACAGTCGGTACGCGCCGTGGCGCGCAGAATCGGCATGATCAGCTTGGGGTCGTCCGGTCGAGACGCAGGGAGGGGAGACGCCTTCACCAGGGGCGCCAGGGGAGGCCTGGGAACGCTGTTTTCGGCCTTGCTGCCTTTGCGTACCAGCGCCCCGGGGGTGTCGAGTCGTGATTGCATGGCATCCATCTTCAGCAAGGCGGCTTTCAGACCGCGCAACGAGATTTGCCAGTGCAGACGGCCTGCGCTCAGCTCAATCACCTGGGCATCGAGCAAGTGCGGCAGCATTTGCGCCATCTGCTCCGCCGTAAAGAATTGATCGGCGGCCACGCCGCTGCGCAGCCAGGTTCCGGCCTTTAGCGTCAGGCCTTGTCCCGGCAGACTTGCCCCCTCCGGCACATCAAGATACAGCCTGCCGGTCAGGCCGCTGCCTGGCCCGCCATCGCGCGCCAGCCAGAGTCCGGCGGCATGCCCCGGTGCGGTTTGTTCCTCGGGCTGAAAGCCACTGGCTTCACAGTGCAGGATGTTGTCGCAGGACAGTGTCCAGTCCCTGAACCCCGTGACGGCAGCGTGGTTCACGCTGCCGTACAGCAGACAACATGCGGCGAGGCAAAGGGTCGGCAGACGGTGCATGACGGGGGCCTGGCTCAGTAGTGGGGCGGGATCTCGTGTTGCGGCCCGGCCGGGTCCTGACCCGGGTCATTGCTGCGCATCTGCTGGTAGAGCAGACGCAGTTGCTGCTGCAGCAGATCGATCTGTTGCTGCTGGCGGGTGACCGTCAGATTCAGCGTGTCCAGCAAGTCATCCTGAAAGGCCAGTTTGACCTCCAGCTCGGTCAGGCGTGCTTCGGTATTCATGCCACTTCTCCCTGGCGCAGTTTGAGGACCACCTTGCGGATCGGTGCCGGGCTGGCGACAGCACAGCAGGGGCGATGCAATTCACCGGCCTCGAACACGGCATACATGCCCGGCGTCAGCAGCAGCTCGCTGGCAGCCTGGGGGCTGTCGTACAGCGCAATATCGCTCTCTTCCAGGCGGTCTTCATGCAGTCTCACCTCGCTGCCGCGCGGCAGATAGCCAATGCGTTCGACGCCACTGACCAGATATTGCACGTCCAGATAGCGTGCATGCGCTTCAAACAGCCGTTCTTCGGCGTAGCCGGTTTCCATTTCCTGCACCAGGGCGAACAGCCGAGTGCCGTCAATCGGGTAATGCCCCGGTGGCAGCAGGGCGAAGTCAGTCAGCAATCCCAGCGCATTGCGCAAGGCATCAGGCAGCGGGCAGACGGCCAGATGGTCGATATGGTCGCAGTACATGGCAGGTTCTCGAATCCGTGAGCTGGCATTTTAGCCGAATGCCCGTCCGCCGTGGGACGGGCACAATGGCTTCTTTTATAGCCCAGACAGGGAGCATGCTCATGTCAGCCTTTCGGCGCGTATTGTTTTGGACCGCCCTGGCGGTTTCCCTGCCGGCGCTGGCCGCGGATTGGGTGCTGGCCCTGAGCTGGGCGCCGGGCTTTTGTGCCACGCACGCCGGCAAGCAGCAATGCCGGGTGGTGGACGACTTCGCCAGCCATCACCTCACCCTGCATGGTCTGTGGCCCCGGCAGCAGAACTGCCACGCACCGCCGCTGCATCAGGGAGATCTGCCTGCGGATCTGGCGCACTGGATGCCGGGGGTGCAGGACGGCCTGGCGCAGCATGAGTGGCAGAAGCACGGCAGTTGCAGCGGCATGCTGCCGCATGCCTATTTTTCCCAGATGGTGCAGATGGCCGAACAGGTCAGTCGCAGCAGTCTGGGGCGTTATCTGGCGCAGCATGCCGGCCAGCGGGTTACCCTGACCGACCTGCGGGCGGCGCTGCGGCCGGACTATGCCGCCGCCAGCACCAGCGTCCGTTTCCTGTGCAGTGGAGAGCGCCTGCAGGAAGTGCGTTTCCATTTCAGCGACTGGTCCGGTCTGCTGGGGCATGGTGCCAGCCCCGGCTGGCGGCCGGCGATGGAAAACGATCACTGTGACGATTCCGTCCTGCTGTGAGGCAGGCTGTCATCAGCGCATGGAGAAGGCCTCGGCATGGAAGCTTGGCTTCTTGCCCCGGCGCCGGGCCAGTCCCTCGGCCAGTGCCGAGCCGAATGCCGTCGGACCACAGAACCAGACACTGTCGACCACCGGCAGCATGTCGGCCTGCAGACGATCACCGCGTTCGCTGGCCAGCAGATGCAGCCGTACTCCGGTTGCCTGGCATTGCGCACGCAGCTGTGCCAGTTGGACCGCGTGCGGCTCGGCCTGCACACAGTAATAGAAATCGACCTGATCCAGCTTGCTTCCCTGGCGGGCAAAGTTGTCCAGCCAGGCCAGGAAGGGGGTCACACCGATCCCGCCGGCGACCCAGGCCTGGCGCTGCGGCTTGCTGGCCGGCAGGAAGCGGCCATACGGCCCTTCGATCTGCACCGGGTGACCGCTTTGCAGGGTGTTCGCCAGCTTGCCGGTGTAGTCCCCCAGGCGCTTGATGATGAAGCGCAGTTGTCGCGCGGCATTGTCACCGTTGGCAATGGTGAACGGATGGGCGCCCTCGGCTGCGTCAAAGGTGACGCGGGCAAACTGGCCGGCACGGTGGCCCGGCCAGCCGGCATCCATCTGGCAAACCACTTCCAGCAGCTCGCCGGGCAGCGGGGTGACCGACACGACCTGGCCACGGTGCAGGCGCGACTTACCAATACGACCGGCCAGGACCAGGCCGGCAGCGACACTGCCGGCCAGCATCATCAGGGCAAACAGGATGCCGATCGGCGTCGGCCAGAAACTGCGCGGCAACAAGATGGCGCCATGAAATGCGCCGAGCAGGAACAGGGGGGCGAACAGGGTATGCAGCTTGCGGAACACGCCGTACGGTACCAGTCGCAACAAGGCCAGTGCGACCAGTGCCAGCATGGCGTAGGCACTCCAGCTGCCGACTTCCCGGGCCAGACCGATCAGCGAAAAACCGGCGTGGTGACCATGACGCATCAGGGGTTCGGCGCCGAGCGCCAGCAACAGGGGCGGTGAGAGCTTGATCAGCCAGTGGGCGGCCAGCAGGACACCGCTGCTGATCCCGAGGCGCTTGTGCAGGCGATACATCTGATCCAGCCCGCCCAGCCGGCTTTCCAGCCAGCCGGCGCGGGTGGCCAGCAGCATGGCGGTGCTCATGACGGCCATCAGCTGGATGCCGCTGAGCAGGACCAGTTGGTTACGCCAGGCCCAGACTGTGGCCGGGATGCCGGATTGTGCCAGACTGGCCCAGCCAAACAGCAGGGTGGTCAGTGCCAGCAACAGGGTAAGCGGGTATTTCTTCATGATGAATGCCTTGGTACGAATCAATCTTGAGCGCATTCAAACAAGCGAAACTTAAGCGAAACTGAGGAAGATGGTGCCGATGTTGCGAGATGTTGCGACAGGCGCCAATGGCAATATTTGTTGGCAAGCGGTTTACATTTCGGGCGGCATGACGGGCTCGTGCCGGGGCTCGCCGGCTTCGCGGGCCAGCATGGCACCCTGAATGGCGTGATCGGCCTGGCTGGCGGCCTCGCCGTCATATTGCCCGCCATGTTGCTGATACAGTCGCTGAATCGTTTCGGTCACCGGGTGCATCTCAGAACACCTTTCTGCCCTGACGCCAGACCTGCTGCACCAGCGGCACATCGCCATGCGGTCGAACCTGGACCAGATCGGCACGCTGGCCGAGGGCAATCTCCCCCCGATCCTGCAGCGCCACCGCGCGTGCCGGGTTGCGGCTGACCGTCGCCACAGCCCGGTTCAGCGTCCAGCCGGCCTGTGCCACCAGCAGGTAGGCACCATGCAGCAAACTGGCAGGGACATAGTCGGAAGACAGGATGTCGAGCAGATCCGCACGTGCCAGTTCGCTGGCGGCAATATTGCCGGAGTGGGAACCGCCGCGTACCACATTCGGCGCGCCCATGACGGTTACCAGGCCATGCCGGCGGGCCGCCGCCGCGGCCGCCAGCGTGGTGGGAAACTCTGCGATGCGCACACCGTCGGCCAGTGCCTCTTCGATATGCGTTTCATCCGTGTCGTCATGGCTGGCCAGGCAGATGTGCCGCTCCCGCGCCATGGCCACTACTGCCTGCTTGTGGCGTGCCGCGTAGCGCTGCTGCCGTTCGCGGCGCTCTGCCACCGCCTGCAGGAAAGTGGCTTCATTCCAGCTGACATTCTTTTTGGCGTAGTACTTCTGGTATTGCGCCAGATCGCGGTACTGACGCTGGC from Paludibacterium sp. B53371 includes:
- a CDS encoding efflux RND transporter permease subunit, producing MARFFIDRPIFAWVIAIIIMLAGMLAITGLPVSQYPNIAPPQVSIQASYPGASASTIENTVTQVIEQNMKGLDGLLYMSSTSDSSGGVSINLTFSAGTNPDIAQVQVQNKLSLATPRLPQVVQQQGITVNKANASFLMVLGFVSEDGSMNATDLSDYVSTNLLDPISRVPGVGSVQLFGAPYAMRVWLDPNKLYTYKLNPADVTAAIQAQNAEVSAGQLGGTPSVKGQKLNVTVTSQTLLHTPQQFGNILLRTSSDGAAVRLRDVARIELGAESYDYATRFNGKPATGIAITLATGANALATAKGVEARVAELAKFYPNGMKTVYPFDTTPFVKISIREVIKTLAEAIVLVFLVMYLFLQNFRATLIPTIAVPVVLLGTFGVLAVAGFSINTLTMFGMVLAIGLLVDDAIVVVENVERVMSEEGLSPKEATKKSMGQITSALVGIGLVLSAVFVPMAFFGGSTGVIYRQFSITIVSAMALSVLVALILTPALCATLLKPVEKDHEKHHTGFFGWFNRMFDRNTARYQSLVGRVLARSTRYSLIYLAIVGVMALLFVRLPTSFLPEEDQGVLFSMVTLPPGSTQESTINVLKKVEKHFLVDEKDNVNSIFTVAGFSFGGNGQNTGIAFISLKDWDQRKAASQKVDAIAGRAMGAFSQIREAMVFAFAPPAVMDLGNATGFDFQLQDQGGLGHAKLMAARNQLLMMAAKEPGLVAVRPNGMDDTPQYKLDVDKTLAGAQGLSMDSVNSVLATAWGSAYVNDFLDKGRTKKVYVQADAPFRMQPDDLKRWYVKNSSGDMVPFSAFSRAYWTYASPRLERYNGVPSVEIMGQPAPGLSSGVAMQTMEKLAAKLPAGIGYSWTGLSYQERLAGSQAMSLYALSMLVVFLCLAALYESWSVPFSVMLVVPLGVVGALLATWLRGLSNDVYFQVGLLTTIGLATKNAILIVEFAKSLQEQGRDLIEATLEAARLRLRPILMTSLAFGLGVLPLAISNGAGSGSQHAIGTGVLGGMLASTILGIFLIPLFFVQIRRYFSRHSQATVTTVKEENP
- a CDS encoding efflux transporter outer membrane subunit yields the protein MKLRSLSVALSLALLTGCSSLLAPDYQRPEAPVPASLPDYGQTTTAQRVDLDWQTFIQDERLRKVVAQALANNRDLRIAALNIDKARAQYGITRANLLPAVSATAAGSHSQTAQDLTGSGSPRITHSYNAGVGFSAWEIDLFGKLQNQTDAARETVLQSVETRNATQLSLIAEVVNGWLSMAADQDRLKLAEETLRSRRQSLDLIQRRFALGIGSQLDVSQAQGLMESARVDAASYRSQLEQDRNALTLLVGAPLDEATLPPAGRFDGPPLLAELPSGLSSGVLLSRPDLRADEHALKAANANIGAARAAFFPSITLTASAGSASNDMSRLFEGGNGTWSFLPQLNLPIFNAGALSASLDVAKVSRDINVAQYQKDIQTAFREAADALAVRASMAEQLAAQQRYTDSAVQTARLTDARYRAGIDGSLNQLDAQRSLYAAQQQLIGVKLARESNRITLYKVLGGGANPSPN
- a CDS encoding MFS transporter; protein product: MPFDHTRPLNRSDYRTLALAALGGTLEFYDFVIYVFFAAIMGQVFFPPHSPDWLVQLQTYGIFAAGYLARPLGGIVMAHFGDLQGRKRMFTLSILLMALPTFLMGLLPSYASIGIWAPLLLLLLRVLQGAAIGGEIPGAWVFVSEHVPGRRVGFACGTLTAGLTLGILLGSLVATVMHARFTPAELVDHAWRIPFLLGGVFGLCAVWLRGYLHETPIFKELAEQRALLAEWPMKRVLASHRGAMLLSMLATWLLTGGIVVVILMTPSLLGKIPEIGAEKALLANSLAVVCLSIGCVLAGSLTDRFGNGPTLLAGSALLLVACYGFYSQIAANPALLFPGYAVLGLTVGVIATVPCIMVKAFPASVRFSGLSLSYNLAYAIFGGLTPMAVAVMLKSDPLAPAHYVEALAVMGMLIGLGLSSSARRIEPQGLKANS
- a CDS encoding DUF1176 domain-containing protein; translation: MHRLPTLCLAACCLLYGSVNHAAVTGFRDWTLSCDNILHCEASGFQPEEQTAPGHAAGLWLARDGGPGSGLTGRLYLDVPEGASLPGQGLTLKAGTWLRSGVAADQFFTAEQMAQMLPHLLDAQVIELSAGRLHWQISLRGLKAALLKMDAMQSRLDTPGALVRKGSKAENSVPRPPLAPLVKASPLPASRPDDPKLIMPILRATARTDCSVPLNDPALLAATIHRLSASRVLLLAACDAGAYQSTFQAWLANDRPPYRPEPVRLPDVDGSAGQLTDPAWQTGLLRSYAKGRGIGDCGSLRVWAWTGQQFALQHASDADPCSGIGGGIPLRIWTSRQQ
- a CDS encoding SlyX family protein, which translates into the protein MNTEARLTELEVKLAFQDDLLDTLNLTVTRQQQQIDLLQQQLRLLYQQMRSNDPGQDPAGPQHEIPPHY
- a CDS encoding YhcH/YjgK/YiaL family protein, with the translated sequence MYCDHIDHLAVCPLPDALRNALGLLTDFALLPPGHYPIDGTRLFALVQEMETGYAEERLFEAHARYLDVQYLVSGVERIGYLPRGSEVRLHEDRLEESDIALYDSPQAASELLLTPGMYAVFEAGELHRPCCAVASPAPIRKVVLKLRQGEVA
- a CDS encoding ferric reductase-like transmembrane domain-containing protein, translated to MKKYPLTLLLALTTLLFGWASLAQSGIPATVWAWRNQLVLLSGIQLMAVMSTAMLLATRAGWLESRLGGLDQMYRLHKRLGISSGVLLAAHWLIKLSPPLLLALGAEPLMRHGHHAGFSLIGLAREVGSWSAYAMLALVALALLRLVPYGVFRKLHTLFAPLFLLGAFHGAILLPRSFWPTPIGILFALMMLAGSVAAGLVLAGRIGKSRLHRGQVVSVTPLPGELLEVVCQMDAGWPGHRAGQFARVTFDAAEGAHPFTIANGDNAARQLRFIIKRLGDYTGKLANTLQSGHPVQIEGPYGRFLPASKPQRQAWVAGGIGVTPFLAWLDNFARQGSKLDQVDFYYCVQAEPHAVQLAQLRAQCQATGVRLHLLASERGDRLQADMLPVVDSVWFCGPTAFGSALAEGLARRRGKKPSFHAEAFSMR
- a CDS encoding alpha-D-ribose 1-methylphosphonate 5-triphosphate diphosphatase encodes the protein MKRILNHARLVLADGIIERGAVEIDNGLISAVHSHPLAEGEDLGGDDLLPGLVELHTDNLEKHLMPRNGVLWPVLPAVVTHDAQCVAAGITTVFDALSVGDMEDESVRLDTLHTAFAAIDQGMREGVLRADHLFHLRCELSWHDLLGELKLLIDHPAVRLISVMDHTPGQRQYRDLAQYQKYYAKKNVSWNEATFLQAVAERRERQQRYAARHKQAVVAMARERHICLASHDDTDETHIEEALADGVRIAEFPTTLAAAAAARRHGLVTVMGAPNVVRGGSHSGNIAASELARADLLDILSSDYVPASLLHGAYLLVAQAGWTLNRAVATVSRNPARAVALQDRGEIALGQRADLVQVRPHGDVPLVQQVWRQGRKVF